Proteins encoded within one genomic window of Nicotiana tomentosiformis unplaced genomic scaffold, ASM39032v3 Un00232, whole genome shotgun sequence:
- the LOC138903966 gene encoding uncharacterized protein: protein MSKSPRTASFSKEWKQNLKIVRSYFVKAQKRMKRHADQNRRFVEYQVGDKVMVKIPKRYLFAGSHDPRLLQKYIGPLSIKRRIEKVAYRVDTPAWWKIHPVFHVSLLKPFREDMKDPS from the coding sequence atgtcaaaatctcctcggactgctagcttctcaaaagaatggaagcaaaatttgaaaATAGTGCGGAGCTATTTTGTCAAAGctcaaaagcggatgaagaggcatgctgatcagaatcgccgctttgttgaataccaagtgggggacaaagtgatggtcaaaatcccaaagcggtacttatTTGCAGGGtcccatgaccctcgcctattgcaaaaatatattggacccttgtccattaaAAGACGCATTgagaaagttgcataccgggtggataccccagcttggtggaaaatccatcccgttttccatgtcagtctcctgaaaccttttcgggaagatatgaaGGACCCTTCATGa